ATATCATAATGTAACTTCCTGGTCCACAAAGCAAAATCTAGTAGTTTTAATATAAAGGCCCAAAAAGAACCAGGTTTGAGTCCAGCTGACCcatcttttttgttgttactttGCTGTCAAGCGTACTTGGTTCAACAAGATCCTTAATCAAAGCAACTACTTCACTACCTTAAATAGGACCCATAACGATGTCTTTTAAAGTACTGACCCCACAACCAATCCCATAACATCAATTGATTAGAGGTAGAAAACATCATACTTAGTGTTTAAATACATCATTTGACTTGTGGCACCATCTCTTTAATTGGATGCTATCTTTAAGCTTAATGTGAGACAGAAAGTTCAGTGAGGAAGATATGGTCTTTCTTGTTCACTTTCTGTCTTGTTTGGGCTTTTCTTCTGCTAATCTAAAACGTCCTGCTTTTCCCACGCTGTCAAATCTTCTACATAATTTATGGCATCACTATTCTGTCCAATGGTCTTCCTGCTTCACTTCTCACCCAGCCAATCAGTCTGTTTGCcatcctttttttctgtaatctCACCTCTTCTTTCATTCTTCAATACCAGGTATCACACATCCCACCTCTTCCCTACCTTTGTCAATTTCCCAAGATAAAGTCTGCTTCCTCAAACCCAGCAGTGTCTAGACTCCAAGCCTTTTCTATCAaccagatagatagatagatagatagatagatagatagatagatggacggacggacggacggacggacagacagacagacagacagacagacagacagatagatagataatcgTTAAATTGACAGACATGAAGAAAGATCTATCTAGCTTAGCTACACCTCCACACATGTGTCTTTGTCGTAGTGTCACAGGAACGAATGAATAccaaacctttatttatacttgAGCCCATGTCTGGTATTCTGGGGTCACTGTGGGTCACTTGCTAACCCACTGCCACTAATGCTAAAATTAAGAGGGGTGCTGTTTACTTTATGTTTTTTCCAACCCTCAAATTCCTGCACTAAAGGAATGTAAGCTTATATTTCACAACACAAACCATTCACAGGCAAATGATCCATGACTTTTGCCAGAGTAGCAATTTGTTTGTGTACAGGGcagtttttctttgtacaaAGTTCATATAATTAAGGTTAGGCATATAGGTATGGGGGGGttggggttagggttagggttagagaTGAGAGATTTCACACTCATTTGTCATCTTAGCCAGAACATCCAACTAAATCACCCCTGAAAGTCTAAATcaaaaaattaacagaaatatATGTTAACACCCTCAAGCAGCCTCACATCAAATAATGATCTAAGAGTTAacttaataacaaaaaaatattcctGGCTGCAAACATTTAGCAAGAAATTCGTGGCTTGCTAGCTCACAGATATGTTTATGAAATGCATTTGTGTTCACAACAGGAAAATCCATGGGGTCTTTGGacaggaaacaaacaggaaactgtGGAACATGATCAAATCAGCTACAGGTAACAAATTAAACCTATGCTACATGTAATTATGTATATGCAACCATTGACCAAAGATATTTGTCAGTCTGTCTGTTGTGCAGTGGTTTAAGACATTTCTAGAGCTTTCCCCTTCTTCATAATTACATTGAGCTCTTAAGTTTGCAAATAGGTCAGTATAGTTTTTTCTGCTGGTGAGTAGCAGAACTGTGAAGTGCCCCTCTCCATATGGGGGAAGAATCAGGAATGGGTCATTCAGAACGCATTTCTGAAGAGAGTTGCTTGTACTTTGGTCTACGTTGTAAAATATCCCCCAAGAGCCCTTCACAGTGTGAGTCTTCCAGCTTCAGTAACAGTCAGGGGTCAAAGAGCAAACCCCAACAGAAGGATCTGCTTGTCACACTGATCCACAGATATCCTGCAAGCATAAACCTGCCTGCTTTGTTGCTGACTTTATGGTACAATAATACTGTTTTTGAATCCAGTAACAAAAGTCAagctatgttttgttttgtgttttaaatccaTATTCAGTGTtataagaaaaagacagaatacCACTTTAATCTCCATGACTACTGTGAATTTACAACCAACAACCAATTAGTTTATCTagcaatgattaaaaaaagaaaacctttttcgCCTAtttgtcctcatttatttattgtttattatacATTTGTCTTGGTTAGGCTTAGGCATGAAAACTAAGTGATTTGGTTTAGGAAAGCATTATGTTTGAGTTTTAAATACATAGCTTCATCATGTTAATCCATTGGAAACTTTCTGACTTGCGATGTTAAACTGGTGGATTGAATCTCATACTATCTTGTGCTGAATGTCTGAGCATACAGTACATCTCCAGACTCTCTTTTTGGGACTTTAGAAGCATTTATATGTTAGTGATTTGCTACTACTTGGGGGCAGTATCAAAAATATGTGGgatgttttgtttgtggatGTTTTTGTGGTGGAAATGACAGAAGTCAAAGTGGACAGAGATCCATTTTGTGGTGAAGTGAAACTAAGTGTTAAATAATGAGAATTGTCTTACGCAGCTGTTTTCCATACTTCTTTATCCCTTTTAACATTTGGTCCTCTTTGTTTCTAGCAGTCTACACATCCCACAGCTGCTCTGAAACCCCATGCTGGGTCTATGAGACCTGTACAATAGGAACATTAATTACGCCAAGCAGTCACAACCTACAGCCTATGACTGCAAAGCCCTAATGAGATTAGATCCACTTGGATAGATTAAACTTCCCAAAATGTCTCTGTCAAAAAGGGGCAATTGGAGTTAACAAGCTCATTACTGCACTTCAAGACAATGTTCAGCAAAGGTTATTCTCAGCTTGCAGCCAAGGGACCATAGAAGATAAGTAGTTGCAAGTAGATCTTTTTTCATAGTGGACAATTTGCAATACATTCAAGTTGTAACATGAACTTTGTGAAGGTGCAGAAGATTAGTTTGTGTAAAGTCATGTATTTTGAATCCAAGGGTGTGTCACACACATGTTTTGCAGCATGTTTATGACACAGAGCCTTCTGCTCATTCTTTCTTTGAAGACATAAATCTCAAGAGACTGTTggatttatctatttatttttcaaaactatttttaagtgtattattgtccaaagaaaaatgcaacagGGTGCTACATGTGGGCTTATGACTAAATAAACTTCAGTCTCCATGTTTATCATTCTGAAAAATGTGTAATCTGATGCAAAGGTGCAGCACATTCATCTGACACCAATGGACAATTCTGGCTTATTGAATAAGGGCCATGTTCCTTGATATGCATGGATAATTACTCgatcattgtttttattgtttttctcaaTAGGTTGATAAATCATTACCAGAACTATCATTATATTCTCTCTACATATGTTGTAGAATCTGTGTGCATGAAAGTGGTGCTACATGCCAAGGAGAAATCTGGGCTTTTCACAAACAAGAAATGGGTTTGCACTttgcttcttttaaaaacattcaataaaCAGATTCTTCAAAGCATTTCCACCAGgatttgattttctctttttcttgcaCAATGCTCTGTGACTGTATTAGACAGGGGTCTTGCCCTCCATTCTCTattaaaaaagagaaggaaatggGTGGAGCACTGCTAAGGAAAAACCGTAAGAGCAAAGGGTTACTGGGCTGCAGATGGACCAGTTGGTATGACCAGCCGTGTCTCATTTTCACACGGAGTTGTAATGAGAACCTGCTGGGGTGATGTTAAGCACAAGCCTGAGATCAGCTTACCTCTTTCCCAAACCTCTGACCTTAACTGTCTGTGAAACTGTATTGGTGATGGAGTGAgcatgttaaaagaaaaagggtgaaaaaagttttaataatgGTTTGTTTTGATCCAGTGCAATCACCCCCCTTTGGATCCAAGTTACCATGTATAGTCTTTATTTCTTGTAATCTTCAAAAGGTGAAATGCCTGGGATGCATCTCTCTGACTAACTTATGTAGTGTTTTGCTTATGTGATGCATCAGCGGAAACCCCAGACCAATTTTTTCGCTGCTGCCTGTCTTGACCAGGACTCCCTTGAAAAAGGGGTTCTTAATCTCAATGAGGCTGGCATATACGAAATTTTAAGAAATATGTATATAAGCCAAAAGCACAGTTTGCAGGCTAAAGAGAGAGCATGTGATTTATCACACCACAGTATGGTCAAGCCTGCTGACCTACTGCTCAGCTTAAGAGCTCAGTTTAAGGTTAACAGAAGGATTTAGCCCTTAAATGGTTGTGTGAGTGTCTCTACAGAGACagaacagactgaaaacactgTGAAGAAAAAGGGTGTAAGAAGCATGTAAAgtatgtaataaaaaatattggatCCACATCGAAAAGCAGCATTCTCTTTATGTAGTTTATCATGATAATGTAATTTTCATGCAAACAGTTAATCATAGCCTATGGAAAACAAATAAGCACTATTACATAAGATATACTTATTAGTTTCCCCAAGTCAGGGATGCTGTCTGGgatatttttaaaggaattaGTTAGGAAACTGGACAATCCAGTGAAAATCCAAACAAGGAGAACAAGTAATCTCCACAATTGTAGTACTGTCTGGTCAAACACAGAAACTTCAtctgaagttttgttttttgttcttttaatttttttaactcttttcttccctatttcctttttaattttatttgggAAATTTACTACATCTGTATAGTGCagcattttattcataaaacacttttcacacGCGCTTTGCTTTcttatggaaagaaaaacaagtgaaGTGGGAacctttgcaaaaaaaaaaaaaaaaaaaactctgtttaAAAAGAAGGGGGTGGGGCACATAGACCTATAAGCCCTTATGACATGTTTAATTCAGAGCATATAACCTACCAgtagtttctgtttgtttgtttgttattgtttttttgttttgttactgtaCTTAAAACAAGTTACTGGTaagcttttttaattattctagAGGTTGTTTAGTGGGGTGGAATAGTTAGGACTTTGTACCCTGGATTAATTTTTGAGTAAACAATTCTCATCACTTTTTTGCTGTTGGGAAACCAtataaacttaaattaaaaacaggcatCCCAACAGTAAatatctgttttaaaaaaaacatctgctgaTGAAGAATCCACAGGGGTAATTGGGAAACATATCTGTGGGTGAACTCACCTTTTCAGCAAGAAATTCTATGTGTCTTTCATTCAAGCTTGGAGTCTGAGCCTGACAAGAACCACACTACCATATGCAACTCATGGGGGTCTGAGAGGGGATAGGAGCCAGAGCTTAAATGCCGGAGGAGAGAGGCAGATTTGGTTTCACCCCTGGGTGTGCTGAGTGGAGGTCTGCTTCTCACACCAGGGCAAACCATATTTCACCATGGGTGTATGAACCTGCAGACCTGCCCAGAGGATTTCACCACTCCTAATGATGGAAAATTAACGCTTCACTGAACTGAGCTAAATGCCCCTACTGACATCCCCAAACTATTTACAGCGCGCGTCGAAAAACAGCAAGCTGATGGATCACTCTGGGTATATTTCTGGTGATTTGGGCGTAATTAGGAAAACCTGTCAGCCAAATTCTGTTATGATTTCGTCTAGGGCTggagacaggaaaaaaagagaaatcgtCAGGAAAATGACTGGTGATAAAATACTATGAGCCACAATTGCAAATCATTATTTCTCTCAGTACCCAGTGGAGAAACGAGGGAGAATTTCGGGTTTTCTTTGCTTGAAAAGGCAAATTAGTCTACCCGGTTCACCTGACATCAGGAAACTAAATCTGCTAAAtgaaaaagagtttttttttatgtacaaacTACAGACTCCTCCCAGACATGTCTGGAAGAAAACCTCTAGTTAACAGCAGGAGTTGGCCACTGACAGACTTTCCATCCACTCTGGCTGATGCATGAATAAGCGTTTCTCTTACCTCTTTTACGCACGaacaaaatgaaagtttttatttcaactGTGACAGTGTTGTGGGTGATATCAATGCCCTGCATGGAAGCCATCCACGGACTGTACAACTTTGGACAGCATGATTTATTCTACAAGAAGAACAAATGCAAGCAAATTCCTGCAAACCTCCTCCTTTGTCATGATATAGAATACACGGAGATGCGCCTGCCGAACCTGCTCGGACACGAAACTATGAATGAAGTTCTGCAGCAAGCTTCGTCTTGGATCCCTCTTGTTCAGAAGCAGTGCCACCCCGACACAAGAAAGTTCCTTTGCTCTCTTTTTGCTCCAGTTTGTCTGGACGATTTGGACGAGCCCATACAGCCGTGCAGGTCGCTATGTGAAAGCGTCAAGCGTGGCTGCGCGCCTGTCATGTCCGCGTTTGGCTTTCCATGGCCAAAGATGTTGGACTGTGACCGTTTCCCACTCGACAACGACCTGTGCATACCACCTGCAAGCATCGAGAACTTTGTGCCAGTCACCAAAGAGGGTAAGGATCCGGCTCACGCGGATTCGCGGTTTTAGAATTTAGATCCTCTACACTGGAAGTACTGGGGGTGGAAATGTTTGAAATTTCATAAAATACTTGAAATTTTCAATAATTACAAACGCCACTCTTGGTCTGAACATATCTGatataggtatatatatatatatatatatatatatatatatatatatatatatatatatatatatatatatatatgtatatatatatatatatatatatatatatatatatatatatatatatatatatatatatatatatatgtatatatatatatatatatatcactcaCAGAGATATCTAATATTTTGTGCTCAGTTGTGGGCAAATTATTCATTTCATCTCATTTCTTTTTAGTGCCCAGGATATGCGATGCCTGCAAAGAATCAGATGAAAATGACAACGAAATTGTTGACAACATTTGCAAGAATGACTTTGGTAAGTCCCACGTctttattacagcagtagtccCTAAAGTGAAGTATGGGGGTCCTAAGAGGTCATCCTATGGTTCCAAGAAATTAAAGACAGCAAGGATAAATTTAACTGTTGAATGTACCTTAATTACAATAAAACCTTCAAAAGAATGAGTACTGTTACAGAGATTGTGGCTTTTCACTCCCTCTGCAAATGGAGTATGAGGATCATATGCATCTTAGATGGTTTCCATATAGATCATTGTCAAAATGTTGCTTTTCTGCAGGTCAGAGCAAAAAGTCTATTTTATCTTACTTTCAGTTGAAGACTGTGATGTGTATTCTCAAAGTTTCTCAGCAAGCATTCTGGCAATATGCACAAGTGGACATTAGAAGGTTGGAGGACTGGTGGTAGAATAAGTCACAGGACTTATGGGTATTTCACTGTTTAACCTATTTTTAGGTTGATCCTCCACCTAAAATGTTACTTTGGTGTTTGAACAAATCTTGCTGTGTTGGGGTAATAATAGATCATGTTTGGATCAACGTACAGACTTTTAACATTCCAAACATAGCATCAATTGGCCTGTTAGAGAAGCTGGGTTTCTTTTGGCTCAGAAATGTTGAGATGACTtcctttcatgtttttcataattttcaaATGCAATCCTTTTATCCTGGCAATTGCTGtcattctttacttttttttcctgcatgtaTTTTCAAGCTCTGAAAATCAAAGTCAAGGagatctcatacatcaatggcgACACCAAAATAGTGCCAGAGAATAAGAGCAAGACCATCTACATGATGAACGGTGTGACAGAGCGGGACATGCGGAAGATGGTGCTGTGGCTGAGGGATGGACTGCAGTgcatctgtgaagagatgaatGACATCAACGCCGCCTACCTGGTCATGGGTCAGAAGATGGATGGCCATCTGGTCATCACCTCACTGAAGCGCTGGCAGAAGGGACAGCGGGAGTTTAAGAGAATTTCACGCAGCATTCGTAAGATGCAGTGCTAGAAAGGACAGGCAAAAAAATGTCAATGTCGAAGGtcaaatttagtttattttccttATCCAGTTGACACACAACTTGCAGCTATGGGTCACATAATCTGCTCTACAGCACAGCAAAGATGATTCCCAGGATTCAGAAGACAACCTCTTGTTTTGTCTATTGGTCAAAAGAGGCACATACAGGAGTAAAAACTCAttacatatataaacacattttttttctctaaagctATGATGTAAGTGGGCCTGCAGGTAGTGGATAAggtactaaaaaaaacaaaaaaaaaacagctaaacacTTTTTGGAAGTTCAGTCATTGACTATCTTATTTTGCATGGAGCAAGTGCCCCCTAGTGGACAGTTTCTAAAACTTTAAACTCTTCAACCTTTACATTAAAACCTACTTACATTAAGAGCTGGAAGTGTTGACAGCATGAGATGAGAATCTGTTATTGAAATGCACAAATGAACTACAAAAATACTCTAGTAAAATATTTTGATGAAGCGTTCCAGATAAAGTATTTTCATCATTAAGAAAATCAACTCTGCCATAGCTCCACTGACATAAAAACTGATTCATCTTGTATAGTGTGTATTGATAAAGGTGTGATTCCTTTGTGTGCGTAGTGTGATTttcaaatatttgtgtttttatattccGTTTTCTCAAGCAAAAATGAGAGATAGCTGGCTATATTCTCTTTCCATTCAACATTT
The Melanotaenia boesemani isolate fMelBoe1 chromosome 4, fMelBoe1.pri, whole genome shotgun sequence genome window above contains:
- the sfrp2 gene encoding secreted frizzled-related protein 2, with translation MKVFISTVTVLWVISMPCMEAIHGLYNFGQHDLFYKKNKCKQIPANLLLCHDIEYTEMRLPNLLGHETMNEVLQQASSWIPLVQKQCHPDTRKFLCSLFAPVCLDDLDEPIQPCRSLCESVKRGCAPVMSAFGFPWPKMLDCDRFPLDNDLCIPPASIENFVPVTKEVPRICDACKESDENDNEIVDNICKNDFALKIKVKEISYINGDTKIVPENKSKTIYMMNGVTERDMRKMVLWLRDGLQCICEEMNDINAAYLVMGQKMDGHLVITSLKRWQKGQREFKRISRSIRKMQC